The Streptomyces sp. DH-12 genome has a window encoding:
- a CDS encoding DUF4429 domain-containing protein — MGDVLAGFHAAWEFESDSVLIRYVRGIRTPKLFQALGERRVPLEAVEGVTLTPGKRGTVVLRLEPRPGADPLMEAAAGQLKESSDPYRLVLPAERETLAEYYADELRDRLTESGPAERHLVAAPEPPLQFKAYDGKATFDGTSVAFRWFWTGASSAKWKAGDQHFPVSELSGVEWRSPEVFEGHLRLLRRDTTVPAPAQADQDPAAVVFGLGYGPVHESLPFAAAVLAAARNGAAVPAMSSPAAVAGGATAARRDPADIAERIRHLGELHQAGLVTDEEFSSKKAELLAEL, encoded by the coding sequence ATGGGTGACGTACTGGCCGGATTTCATGCCGCCTGGGAGTTCGAGTCCGACTCCGTGCTCATCCGTTACGTACGAGGGATTCGAACACCTAAGCTATTCCAGGCGCTCGGTGAACGGCGCGTGCCGCTGGAGGCGGTCGAGGGCGTGACCCTCACGCCCGGGAAGCGCGGGACCGTGGTCCTGCGGCTGGAACCACGGCCGGGAGCCGACCCGCTGATGGAGGCGGCCGCCGGGCAGCTGAAGGAGAGCAGCGACCCCTACCGGCTGGTGCTGCCCGCCGAGCGGGAGACGCTCGCCGAGTACTACGCCGACGAACTGCGCGACCGGCTCACCGAGTCGGGCCCGGCCGAACGCCACCTGGTGGCCGCGCCCGAGCCGCCGCTGCAGTTCAAGGCGTACGACGGCAAGGCGACGTTCGACGGCACGTCGGTAGCGTTCCGCTGGTTCTGGACCGGGGCGTCCTCAGCGAAGTGGAAGGCCGGCGACCAGCATTTTCCCGTCTCCGAGCTGAGCGGGGTGGAGTGGCGTTCGCCCGAGGTGTTCGAGGGCCATCTGCGGCTGCTGCGCCGGGACACGACGGTGCCGGCTCCGGCGCAGGCCGACCAGGACCCCGCCGCGGTGGTGTTCGGGCTCGGGTACGGGCCCGTGCACGAGTCACTGCCGTTCGCGGCGGCTGTGCTGGCCGCGGCGCGGAACGGTGCGGCGGTGCCGGCGATGTCGTCGCCGGCAGCGGTCGCGGGTGGGGCGACCGCCGCTCGGCGGGATCCCGCGGACATCGCCGAGCGGATCCGGCATCTCGGGGAACTGCATCAGGCGGGGCTGGTGACGGACGAGGAGTTCTCCTCGAAGAAGGCGGAATTGCTGGCGGAGCTCTGA
- a CDS encoding alpha/beta hydrolase: MTSFDTTPQLNVWRALLALAVVFVMLATTGWTARRHQRHPAPLQASLAAWEDGRVAGRRLPDPQSAPTRLARFFASLTDAQRLRLAERYPLAVGNMNGAPVELRYRANRIALAEARAVELGRLHDSRLTPAGRQQAARRTDRIEALMRPGRHILAFDPAGSGRVAEVFGDLGRAERVSVVVPGVDTDLLTFQRSRGRHSAPAGMARSLYEAQRDADPATRTAVIAWADYTTPSGLGMDAATAMRAEEGAGRLDAMVRGLPGLAPVSLFCHSYGSVVCGLAARGLPERVSDIAVAGSPGMRVENASQLRTTARVWAMRDADDWIQDVPYLELGGLGHGADPVADGFGARVLSARDAEGHAGYFVPGTDSLRNFAGIGVGAYTAVSCAHGDGACLAGLSGTTPTGRA; this comes from the coding sequence GTGACTTCCTTCGACACCACCCCTCAGCTGAACGTCTGGCGGGCGCTGCTGGCGCTCGCCGTGGTCTTCGTGATGCTGGCGACCACCGGCTGGACGGCACGACGCCACCAGCGCCACCCCGCTCCCCTGCAGGCGTCGCTCGCCGCGTGGGAGGACGGCCGGGTGGCCGGAAGGCGGCTGCCCGACCCGCAGTCGGCGCCCACGCGGCTGGCCCGGTTCTTCGCCTCGCTCACCGACGCGCAGCGGCTGCGGCTCGCCGAGCGCTATCCGCTCGCCGTCGGCAACATGAACGGCGCGCCGGTCGAACTGCGCTACCGCGCCAACCGGATCGCGCTGGCCGAGGCGCGCGCGGTGGAGCTGGGACGACTGCACGACAGCCGGCTCACGCCCGCGGGCCGGCAGCAGGCGGCCCGCAGGACGGACCGGATCGAGGCGCTGATGCGGCCGGGCCGGCACATCCTCGCCTTCGACCCGGCGGGTTCCGGGCGGGTCGCCGAGGTCTTCGGCGACCTGGGCCGGGCCGAGCGGGTGTCGGTGGTCGTCCCCGGCGTCGACACCGACCTGCTCACCTTCCAGCGTTCCCGCGGCAGGCACTCCGCGCCCGCGGGGATGGCCAGGTCGCTGTACGAGGCCCAGCGGGACGCCGATCCCGCGACCCGCACGGCCGTGATCGCCTGGGCCGACTACACCACGCCCAGCGGACTCGGCATGGACGCGGCCACGGCGATGCGCGCGGAGGAGGGCGCGGGCCGGCTGGACGCGATGGTGCGGGGGCTGCCCGGCCTGGCCCCGGTCTCGCTGTTCTGCCACAGCTACGGCTCGGTGGTCTGCGGACTGGCCGCGCGCGGGCTGCCGGAGCGGGTGTCCGACATCGCCGTGGCCGGCAGCCCGGGGATGCGGGTGGAGAACGCCTCCCAGCTGCGCACCACCGCCCGGGTGTGGGCGATGCGGGACGCCGACGACTGGATCCAGGACGTGCCCTACCTGGAGCTCGGCGGACTGGGCCACGGGGCCGACCCGGTGGCCGACGGGTTCGGCGCGCGGGTGCTGTCGGCCCGTGACGCCGAGGGGCACGCCGGGTACTTCGTGCCCGGGACGGACAGCCTGCGGAACTTCGCGGGCATCGGGGTTGGCGCATACACGGCGGTGTCGTGCGCGCACGGGGACGGGGCGTGCCTGGCGGGTTTGTCCGGTACGACCCCTACCGGACGCGCGTAG
- a CDS encoding small hydrophobic protein, translated as MMASFGHGTRRHPRTSGRTWSRSGPDRATLGIVGAICAVAGFFVLGIILGPVAMVCGWLAMGRSWAGSRSVPALIALVLGAIDTLLAVIWLAGAGGIGSGML; from the coding sequence ATGATGGCGAGCTTCGGACACGGAACGCGCAGGCACCCCCGCACCAGTGGCCGGACGTGGTCACGGTCCGGGCCGGATCGCGCGACGCTCGGGATCGTCGGAGCCATCTGCGCCGTCGCCGGTTTCTTCGTCCTGGGCATCATTCTCGGCCCGGTGGCGATGGTGTGCGGCTGGCTGGCGATGGGCCGCAGCTGGGCGGGCTCCCGCTCGGTGCCGGCCCTGATCGCCCTGGTCCTCGGCGCCATCGACACGCTCCTGGCCGTGATCTGGCTGGCCGGGGCGGGCGGCATCGGTTCCGGCATGCTCTGA
- the aceE gene encoding pyruvate dehydrogenase (acetyl-transferring), homodimeric type, whose product MASASDRSPIIIGGLPSQVPDFDPEETQEWLDSLDAAVDERGRERARYLMLRLIERARARRVAVPEMRSTDYVNTIPTRAEPFFPGNEEIERKILNATRWNAAVMVSRAQRPGIGVGGHIATFASSASLYDVGFNHFFRGKDEGDGGDQVFFQGHASPGIYARAYLLDRLSERHLDGFRQEKSKAPYALSSYPHPRSMPDFWEFPTVSMGLGPIGAIYQARMNRYMHARGIADTSKSHVWAFLGDGEMDEPESLGQLSIAAREGLDNLTFVVNCNLQRLDGPVRGNGKIIQELESVFRGAGWNVIKLIWDRTWDPLLAQDRDGVLVNKMNTTPDGQFQTYATESGAYIREHFFGDDHRLRAMVEGMTDDQILHLGRGGHDHRKIYAAYKAALEHKGQPTVILAKTIKGWTLGPNFEGRNATHQMKKLTVDDLKHFRDRLHLPIPDKDLESGLPPYYHPGPDTEEMQYMHDRRRSLGGYVPTRVVRSKPLALPDDKAYASVKKGSGQQSIATTMAFVRLLKDLMRDKEIGRRFVLIAPDEYRTFGMDSFFPSAKIYNPLGQQYEAVDRELLLAYKESPQGQMLHDGISEAGCTASLIAAGSAYATHGEPLIPVYVFYSMFGFQRTGDQFWQMADQLARGFVLGATAGRTTLTGEGLQHADGHSQLLASTNPACVAYDPAFGYEIAHIVRDGLRRMYGSSEEHPHGEDVFYYLTVYNEPIQHPAEPENVDVEGIVKGLYRFSEGRGGSYPAQILASGVALPWAIEAQKILAEEWDVKADVWSATSWNELRREAVECERHNLLHPEEEQRTPYVTRKLASARGPVVAVSDWMRSVPDQIARWVPGTYQSLGADGFGFADTRGAARRFFHIDAQSIVLAVLTELAREGHLDRSVLKQALDRYQLLDVTAADPGTAGGDA is encoded by the coding sequence GTGGCTTCCGCATCCGATCGCAGCCCGATCATCATTGGCGGCCTTCCGAGTCAGGTTCCTGACTTCGACCCCGAGGAAACCCAGGAGTGGCTCGACTCCCTCGACGCCGCGGTCGACGAGCGCGGCCGGGAGCGGGCCCGTTATCTGATGCTGCGGCTGATCGAGCGTGCCCGCGCCCGGCGCGTGGCCGTGCCCGAGATGCGCAGCACGGACTACGTCAACACGATCCCCACCCGGGCCGAGCCGTTCTTCCCGGGCAACGAGGAGATCGAACGCAAGATCTTGAACGCGACCCGCTGGAACGCGGCCGTGATGGTCTCGCGCGCCCAGCGCCCGGGCATCGGGGTCGGCGGCCACATCGCCACGTTCGCGTCCTCCGCGTCGCTGTACGACGTGGGCTTCAACCACTTCTTCCGCGGCAAGGACGAGGGCGACGGCGGTGACCAGGTCTTCTTCCAGGGACACGCCTCGCCGGGCATCTACGCCCGCGCGTACCTGCTGGACCGGCTGAGCGAGCGGCACCTGGACGGGTTCCGCCAGGAGAAGTCGAAGGCGCCGTACGCGCTGTCGTCGTACCCGCATCCGCGGTCGATGCCGGACTTCTGGGAGTTCCCGACGGTGTCGATGGGCCTCGGCCCGATCGGCGCCATCTACCAGGCGCGGATGAACCGCTACATGCACGCGCGCGGCATCGCGGACACCTCGAAGTCGCACGTGTGGGCGTTCCTCGGCGACGGCGAGATGGACGAGCCGGAGTCGCTGGGCCAGCTGAGCATCGCCGCGCGGGAGGGCCTGGACAACCTCACCTTCGTCGTCAACTGCAACCTGCAGCGGCTGGACGGCCCGGTGCGCGGCAACGGGAAGATCATCCAGGAGCTGGAGTCGGTCTTCCGCGGGGCCGGCTGGAACGTGATCAAGCTGATCTGGGACCGCACCTGGGACCCGCTGCTGGCCCAGGACCGCGACGGCGTGCTGGTGAACAAGATGAACACCACACCGGACGGCCAGTTCCAGACGTACGCCACCGAGTCCGGGGCGTACATCCGCGAGCACTTCTTCGGCGACGACCACCGGCTGCGCGCGATGGTCGAGGGCATGACCGACGACCAGATCCTGCACCTGGGGCGCGGCGGTCACGACCACCGCAAGATCTACGCGGCGTACAAGGCGGCCCTGGAGCACAAGGGCCAGCCGACGGTGATCCTGGCGAAGACGATCAAGGGCTGGACGCTCGGCCCGAACTTCGAGGGCCGCAACGCCACGCACCAGATGAAGAAGCTGACGGTCGACGACCTGAAGCACTTCCGCGACCGGCTGCACCTGCCGATCCCCGACAAGGACCTGGAGTCCGGGCTGCCGCCCTACTACCACCCGGGACCGGACACGGAGGAGATGCAGTACATGCACGACCGCCGCCGGTCCCTCGGCGGGTACGTGCCGACCCGGGTGGTGCGCAGCAAGCCGCTGGCGCTCCCGGACGACAAGGCGTACGCGAGCGTGAAGAAGGGCTCGGGCCAGCAGTCCATCGCGACGACCATGGCCTTCGTGCGGCTCCTCAAGGACCTCATGCGGGACAAGGAGATCGGCCGCCGTTTCGTGCTGATCGCGCCGGACGAGTACCGCACGTTCGGCATGGACTCGTTCTTCCCGAGCGCGAAGATCTACAACCCGCTGGGCCAGCAGTACGAGGCGGTGGACCGGGAACTGCTGCTCGCCTACAAGGAGTCCCCGCAGGGGCAGATGCTGCACGACGGCATCTCCGAGGCGGGCTGCACGGCCTCGCTGATCGCGGCGGGCTCGGCGTACGCCACGCACGGCGAGCCGCTCATCCCGGTGTACGTCTTCTACTCGATGTTCGGGTTCCAGCGCACCGGCGACCAGTTCTGGCAGATGGCCGACCAGCTGGCGCGCGGCTTCGTCCTCGGCGCGACCGCGGGGCGGACCACGCTGACCGGCGAGGGCCTCCAGCACGCGGACGGGCACTCGCAGCTGCTCGCCTCGACCAACCCGGCGTGCGTCGCGTACGACCCGGCGTTCGGCTACGAGATCGCGCACATCGTGCGGGACGGGCTGCGCCGGATGTACGGCTCGTCCGAGGAACACCCGCACGGCGAGGACGTCTTCTACTACCTGACGGTCTACAACGAGCCCATCCAGCACCCGGCGGAGCCGGAGAACGTGGACGTCGAGGGCATCGTCAAGGGCCTGTACCGCTTCAGCGAGGGCCGGGGCGGCTCGTACCCGGCGCAGATCCTGGCGTCCGGGGTCGCGCTGCCGTGGGCGATCGAGGCGCAGAAGATCCTCGCGGAGGAGTGGGACGTCAAGGCGGACGTCTGGTCGGCGACCTCCTGGAACGAGCTGCGGCGCGAGGCGGTGGAGTGCGAGCGGCACAACCTGCTGCACCCGGAGGAGGAGCAGCGCACCCCGTACGTGACGCGCAAGCTGGCCTCGGCGCGGGGGCCGGTGGTGGCGGTGTCGGACTGGATGCGGTCGGTGCCGGACCAGATCGCGCGCTGGGTTCCGGGGACGTACCAGTCGCTGGGCGCGGACGGGTTCGGCTTCGCGGACACGCGCGGGGCGGCACGGAGGTTCTTCCACATCGACGCGCAGTCGATCGTGCTGGCGGTGCTGACGGAGCTGGCGCGTGAGGGCCATCTGGACCGCTCGGTGCTGAAGCAGGCGCTCGACCGGTACCAGCTGCTGGACGTGACGGCCGCGGACCCGGGCACGGCGGGCGGCGACGCGTAA
- a CDS encoding DUF3052 domain-containing protein: MSATADHAEERTNPAARLGFQPGQVVQEIGYDDDVDQELREAIEGVIESDLVDEDYDDVADAVVLWFRDDDGDLTDALVDATTYIEEGGAILLLTPKTGRDGYVEPSDISEAAATAGLTASKSVSVGKDWSGSRLATPKAAKSKR, from the coding sequence GTGAGCGCGACCGCGGACCACGCGGAGGAGCGGACGAACCCTGCCGCCAGGCTGGGGTTCCAGCCCGGGCAGGTGGTCCAGGAGATCGGCTACGACGACGACGTCGACCAGGAGCTCCGCGAGGCTATCGAGGGCGTCATCGAGAGCGACCTTGTCGACGAGGACTACGACGACGTGGCCGACGCCGTTGTGCTGTGGTTCCGTGACGACGACGGCGACCTGACGGATGCGCTGGTGGATGCCACCACGTACATCGAAGAGGGCGGCGCGATCCTGCTGCTCACGCCGAAGACCGGCCGGGACGGCTACGTCGAGCCGAGTGACATCTCGGAGGCCGCCGCCACGGCCGGCCTGACGGCGTCCAAGAGCGTCAGCGTGGGCAAGGACTGGAGCGGCAGCCGACTGGCGACCCCGAAGGCCGCCAAGTCGAAGCGGTGA
- a CDS encoding peroxiredoxin encodes MTIPVGEQAPDFELKDNHGAPVRLSDFRGQKNVVLLFYPFAFTGVCTGELSEIRDRLEQFAERDAEVLAVSNDSVHTLRVFGEQENLPFPLLSDFWPHGDVSRAYGVFDGDKGCAVRGTFVIDKQGVVRRTVTSGMTDARDPGEYLAALDTL; translated from the coding sequence ATGACGATCCCGGTCGGCGAGCAGGCCCCCGACTTCGAACTCAAGGACAATCACGGCGCCCCGGTGCGTCTGTCCGACTTCCGCGGGCAGAAGAACGTCGTGCTGCTCTTCTACCCGTTCGCCTTCACCGGTGTCTGCACCGGCGAGCTGAGCGAGATCCGCGATCGGCTGGAGCAGTTCGCCGAGCGCGACGCCGAGGTGCTCGCCGTCTCCAACGACTCCGTCCACACCCTCAGGGTCTTCGGCGAGCAGGAGAACCTGCCCTTTCCGCTGCTCAGCGACTTCTGGCCGCACGGCGACGTCTCGCGCGCCTACGGCGTCTTCGACGGGGACAAGGGCTGCGCGGTCCGGGGCACTTTCGTGATCGACAAGCAGGGCGTGGTGCGCCGCACCGTGACCAGCGGGATGACGGACGCCCGTGACCCCGGCGAGTACCTCGCGGCGCTCGACACCCTGTGA
- a CDS encoding calcium homeostasis/redox stress adaptation protein: MGVSLSKGGNVSLSKEAPGLTAVIVGLGWDVRTTTGTDFDLDASALLLNSSGKVASDQHFIFFNNLKSPDGSVEHTGDNLTGEGEGDDEQIKVNLATVPADVEKIVFPVSIYDAENRQQSFGQVRNAFIRVVNQAGGAEIARYDLSEDASTETAMVFGELYRHGAEWKFRAIGQGYASGLRGIAQDFGVNV; the protein is encoded by the coding sequence GTGGGAGTCAGCCTCAGCAAGGGCGGCAACGTATCGCTGAGCAAGGAGGCGCCGGGCCTGACCGCGGTCATCGTCGGACTGGGGTGGGACGTCCGCACCACGACCGGCACCGACTTCGACCTGGACGCCAGTGCCCTGCTGCTGAACAGCTCGGGCAAGGTCGCCAGCGACCAGCACTTCATCTTCTTCAACAACCTCAAGAGCCCCGACGGGTCCGTCGAGCACACCGGTGACAACCTCACCGGCGAGGGCGAGGGCGACGACGAGCAGATCAAGGTCAACCTGGCCACCGTCCCGGCCGACGTGGAGAAGATCGTCTTCCCGGTCTCGATCTACGACGCCGAGAACCGCCAGCAGTCCTTCGGCCAGGTGCGCAACGCGTTCATCCGCGTCGTCAACCAGGCCGGCGGCGCCGAGATCGCCCGCTACGACCTGTCGGAGGACGCCTCGACCGAGACCGCCATGGTCTTCGGCGAGCTGTACCGCCACGGCGCGGAGTGGAAGTTCCGCGCCATCGGCCAGGGCTACGCCTCCGGCCTGCGCGGCATCGCGCAGGACTTCGGCGTGAACGTCTGA
- a CDS encoding TerD family protein, protein MGVTLAKGGNVSLSKAAPDLTQVMVGLGWDARSTTGADFDLDASALMCSGGRVMGDEWFVFYNQLTSPDGSVEHTGDNLTGEGEGDDESLLVDLSKVPPQCDKIVFPVSIHMADERGQTFGQVSNAFIRVVNQADGQELARYDLSEDASTETAMIFGELYRYQGEWKFRAVGQGYASGLRGIALDFGVNVS, encoded by the coding sequence ATGGGCGTCACGCTCGCCAAAGGGGGGAACGTCTCCCTGTCCAAGGCCGCACCCGACCTCACGCAGGTGATGGTCGGGCTCGGCTGGGACGCGCGCTCCACCACGGGCGCCGACTTCGACCTCGACGCCAGTGCGCTGATGTGCAGCGGCGGCCGCGTCATGGGGGACGAGTGGTTCGTCTTCTACAACCAGCTCACGAGCCCGGACGGCTCGGTGGAGCACACCGGCGACAACCTGACCGGCGAGGGCGAGGGCGACGACGAGTCCCTGCTGGTGGACCTCTCCAAGGTGCCGCCGCAGTGCGACAAGATCGTCTTTCCGGTGTCCATCCACATGGCGGACGAGCGCGGCCAGACCTTCGGCCAGGTCAGCAACGCCTTCATCCGCGTGGTGAACCAGGCGGACGGCCAGGAGCTCGCCCGGTACGACCTCAGCGAGGACGCCTCCACGGAGACGGCGATGATCTTCGGTGAGCTGTACCGCTACCAGGGCGAGTGGAAGTTCCGTGCGGTAGGGCAGGGGTACGCGTCGGGTCTGCGCGGTATCGCTCTAGACTTCGGGGTCAATGTTTCGTAA
- a CDS encoding DUF475 domain-containing protein, producing MVLKTFGWSFAVTALGLVAAFLFGGWTAFGIVAILSILEISLSFDNAVVNAGILKKMNAFWQKIFLTIGILIAVFGMRLVFPVVIVAVSAQLGPIEAVDLALSDKDRYQELVTDAHPAIAAFGGMFLLMIFLDFLFEDREIKWLAWLERPLAKLGKVDMLSVCVALIVLLISAVTFASNAHQHGGAHVDKAETVLLAGIAGLITYMIVGGLSGYFEDKLEEEEEQVHEEEEKAAREGKPKSVIAVGGKAAFFMFLYLEVLDASFSFDGVIGAFAVTNDIVLMALGLGIGAMYVRSLTVYLVRQGTLDEYVYLEHGAHYAIGALALILLVTIQYEIPELITGSIGVILIGASFWSSVLRNRRLAAAEAAAGEKTEVSSGV from the coding sequence GTGGTTCTGAAAACCTTCGGCTGGTCGTTCGCGGTGACCGCGCTCGGCCTGGTCGCAGCATTTCTCTTCGGGGGGTGGACAGCCTTCGGGATCGTGGCGATCCTCTCGATCCTCGAGATCTCGCTGTCCTTCGACAACGCGGTGGTCAACGCCGGAATCCTGAAGAAGATGAATGCCTTCTGGCAGAAGATCTTCCTCACCATCGGCATCCTGATCGCCGTCTTCGGCATGCGGCTGGTGTTCCCCGTCGTCATCGTCGCGGTCAGCGCACAGCTCGGCCCCATCGAGGCGGTCGACCTCGCGCTGAGCGACAAGGACCGTTACCAGGAGCTCGTCACCGATGCCCACCCGGCCATCGCGGCCTTCGGCGGCATGTTCCTGCTCATGATCTTCCTGGACTTCCTCTTCGAGGACCGGGAGATCAAGTGGCTGGCCTGGCTGGAGCGGCCGCTGGCCAAGCTCGGCAAGGTCGACATGCTGTCGGTCTGCGTGGCGCTGATCGTCCTGCTGATCTCCGCCGTGACCTTCGCCTCCAACGCCCACCAGCACGGCGGCGCGCACGTGGACAAGGCGGAGACGGTCCTGCTGGCCGGCATCGCCGGTCTGATCACCTACATGATCGTGGGCGGACTCTCCGGCTACTTCGAGGACAAGCTCGAAGAGGAGGAGGAGCAGGTACACGAGGAGGAGGAGAAGGCCGCACGCGAGGGCAAGCCCAAGTCGGTGATCGCCGTGGGCGGCAAGGCAGCCTTCTTCATGTTCCTCTACCTCGAGGTGCTGGACGCGTCCTTCTCCTTCGACGGTGTGATCGGCGCCTTCGCCGTCACCAACGACATCGTCCTGATGGCGCTCGGCCTCGGCATCGGCGCCATGTACGTCCGGTCGCTCACGGTCTACCTGGTCCGCCAGGGCACCCTCGACGAGTACGTCTACCTGGAGCACGGCGCCCACTACGCCATCGGCGCCCTGGCGCTGATCCTGCTCGTCACCATCCAGTACGAGATCCCCGAGCTCATCACCGGCTCCATCGGCGTCATCCTGATCGGCGCCTCCTTCTGGTCCTCCGTGCTCCGCAACAGGCGGCTCGCCGCGGCCGAGGCGGCCGCGGGAGAGAAGACAGAGGTCTCGTCCGGGGTGTGA
- a CDS encoding Tellurium resistance yields the protein MGLLDGLRRGRNDDFVSGNAATNAIELTKRHPHVSLTKQGAATGHLRINLSWQMRTSDFGGLQRESLLRHPFRALKPPEVVAHSQSMVNVDLDLGCLYELQDGTKGVVQPLGGYLGDVNDPPYVKLSGDDRFGSASGETIYVNLDQRENIKRLLVFAYIYDQTPAFDRTKAVVTLHPSNGPRVEISLDERQPQARSCAVVLIENVKNEIVVRREVRFVYGFQAELDRLYGWGLQWGRGSKTKPHR from the coding sequence ATGGGTTTACTGGACGGACTGCGGCGCGGGCGGAACGACGACTTCGTCTCCGGCAACGCGGCCACGAACGCCATCGAGCTGACCAAGCGGCACCCACACGTGTCCCTGACCAAACAGGGCGCCGCCACCGGGCATCTGCGCATCAACCTGAGCTGGCAGATGCGCACCTCCGACTTCGGCGGCCTGCAGCGCGAGAGCCTGCTGCGCCACCCGTTCAGGGCGCTCAAGCCGCCGGAGGTCGTCGCGCACAGTCAGTCCATGGTCAACGTCGACCTCGACCTGGGCTGCCTGTACGAGCTGCAGGACGGCACCAAGGGCGTGGTGCAGCCCCTCGGCGGCTATCTGGGCGACGTCAACGATCCGCCGTACGTCAAGCTCAGCGGTGACGACCGGTTCGGCTCCGCCTCCGGCGAGACGATCTACGTCAACCTCGACCAGCGGGAGAACATCAAACGCCTGCTGGTCTTCGCCTACATCTACGACCAGACCCCGGCCTTCGACCGCACCAAGGCCGTCGTCACGCTCCACCCGAGCAACGGCCCGCGCGTCGAGATCTCCCTCGACGAACGCCAGCCGCAGGCCCGCTCCTGCGCGGTGGTGCTGATCGAGAACGTGAAGAACGAGATCGTCGTGCGCCGCGAGGTGCGGTTCGTCTACGGCTTCCAGGCCGAGCTGGACCGCCTGTACGGCTGGGGCCTGCAGTGGGGCAGGGGCTCCAAGACCAAGCCCCACCGCTGA
- a CDS encoding TerD family protein, with amino-acid sequence MTHAMLKGSNVPLEATTVRAVLRWSPGQGVPDVDASALLLGLDGRVRSDEDFVFYNQPRHPSGKVWRLGKKRVTEGLTDTIQTDLAGVESGVGRILLVASADGVTFDRVKTLRILLYDAQNPDGEALAHFDVKPETGQETALICGELYRRGEGWKFRALGEGYSNGLKGLATDFGISVDESEAAGDPETSAAPSTPEPPAQAPEGISPDAVTQPQVPAVPPVPEVPPVPEVSRPLPPEQPPAGVPTQPAYGYPPQQPPAAPPAAAQPAYGYPHPTSRPTYGYPAPAPATAAAQPAQAGYGFPPPATGAPDPDFRLPPQGPQFIGR; translated from the coding sequence ATGACGCACGCGATGCTGAAGGGGTCGAACGTTCCTCTCGAGGCCACCACGGTACGCGCCGTGCTGCGCTGGTCGCCCGGGCAGGGGGTGCCGGACGTCGACGCCTCCGCGCTGCTCCTCGGTCTCGACGGCCGCGTGCGCTCCGACGAGGACTTCGTCTTCTACAACCAGCCCCGGCACCCGTCCGGGAAGGTGTGGCGGCTCGGCAAGAAGCGCGTCACCGAGGGCCTGACCGACACGATCCAGACAGATCTCGCCGGTGTCGAGTCCGGTGTCGGCCGCATCCTCCTCGTCGCGTCGGCGGACGGCGTGACCTTCGACCGCGTCAAGACGCTGCGCATCCTGCTGTACGACGCGCAGAACCCCGACGGGGAGGCGTTGGCCCACTTCGACGTCAAGCCTGAGACGGGCCAGGAGACCGCGCTGATCTGCGGCGAGCTGTACCGGCGCGGGGAGGGCTGGAAGTTCCGGGCGCTCGGCGAGGGCTACTCGAACGGGCTGAAGGGCCTGGCGACCGACTTCGGCATCTCGGTGGACGAGTCGGAGGCCGCCGGGGATCCGGAGACGTCCGCCGCGCCGAGCACGCCCGAGCCCCCGGCGCAGGCCCCCGAGGGCATCTCGCCCGACGCGGTGACGCAGCCGCAGGTTCCGGCGGTGCCGCCGGTCCCGGAGGTGCCGCCGGTCCCGGAGGTGTCCCGCCCGCTGCCGCCGGAGCAGCCGCCCGCGGGTGTGCCCACGCAGCCCGCGTACGGCTACCCCCCGCAGCAGCCCCCGGCCGCCCCGCCCGCCGCCGCGCAGCCCGCCTACGGCTACCCGCACCCGACGAGCCGTCCCACGTACGGCTATCCGGCGCCCGCGCCCGCCACGGCCGCCGCCCAGCCGGCACAGGCGGGGTACGGCTTCCCGCCGCCGGCCACGGGCGCGCCCGACCCGGACTTCCGGCTGCCGCCGCAGGGACCGCAGTTCATCGGACGCTAG